Proteins found in one Mytilus edulis chromosome 2, xbMytEdul2.2, whole genome shotgun sequence genomic segment:
- the LOC139511783 gene encoding TM2 domain-containing protein 1-like gives MNFLKYIKNYLISVLTIHILTLFYTNVIVYAISFEEAVPCENLQLGQYICKEPIVDVETQSEENCDKHTKTVPVECMPAANVTCKSSKYGGAEVTFNGTTPGFNKNVSCRWTNGHSFETALLLSVFLGMFGIDRFYLGYPAIGLLKFSTLGFFFLGQLVDILLIAAQVVMPSDGSDYIIDYYGARVTRISMNEETYIQPSDS, from the coding sequence ATGAACTtcttaaaatatatcaaaaattacTTGATAAGTGTATTGACAATTCACATATTGACTCTATTCTATACAAATGTGATAGTGTATGCAATATCTTTTGAGGAAGCTGTGCCTTGTGAAAATTTGCAACTGGGTCAGTATATATGCAAAGAGCCAATTGTAGATGTAGAAACTCAAAGTGAGGAGAATTGTGATAAACACACAAAAACTGTTCCAGTGGAGTGCATGCCGGCAGCTAATGTGACATGCAAATCTTCAAAATATGGTGGGGCTGAAGTGACTTTTAATGGAACAACTCCAGGATTTAACAAGAATGTCTCGTGTCGATGGACGAATGGACATTCTTTTGAAACAGCACTTCTGTTGTCTGTCTTTTTAGGAATGTTTGGAATAGACAGATTTTATCTTGGATATCCAGCGATAGGACTTCTGAAATTTTCAacacttggatttttttttcttggacAGCTAGTAGACATATTGCTAATTGCGGCTCAAGTAGTTATGCCTTCAGATGGCTCAGACTATATCATTGACTATTATGGCGCAAGAGTGACTAGAATAAGTATGAATGAAGAGACATATATTCAGCCTTCTGATAGTTAA
- the LOC139511782 gene encoding deoxynucleotidyltransferase terminal-interacting protein 2-like, which translates to MMSSSSSEGISSDNDSEIEILATEACNKMKKLLEKSNNTGKKRQMSRTGNRKMKCDTINESEEAQSSPNTFDFVIDKTPLRFGNDEDTKTSQHATELGTGIPETDDKAEDNPSLNSNKAKKKVGSLSSSLQTKIQISDNYFNTTSDKKSNKKTKSNVADLDEVMKKSVITPDFEKQFSQTPYEESVRQQKKQRRKEKAKTKGNGWYNMEAPEMTEEKKNDLMVLHMRKAVDPKRFYKNNDTVSLPKFFQLGTVVESSADFYHSRVPKKQRKSNMVEELLADAEFRKYNKRKYVEIQEQKRKAQGPYKHMKRLKKNKR; encoded by the exons ATGATGTCTTCAAGTTCAAGTGAAGGTATTTCTTCAGATAATGATTCTGAAATTGAAATACTAGCTACAGAAGCTTGTAATAAGATGAAGAAGTTGttagaaaaatcaaataacactGGGAAAAAGAGACAAATGTCCCGGACTGGTAATAGGAAAATGAAATGTGACACTATAAATGAAAGTGAGGAAGCACAATCTAGTCCAAACACTTTTGACTTTGTTATTGATAAAACACCTCTAAGGTTTGGGAATGACGAAGACACCAAAACATCACAACATGCTACAGAGTTGGGGACTGGAATACCAGAGACTGATGACAAAGCTGAAGATAATCCAAGTCTTAATTCAAACAAAGCAAAAAAGAAAGT ggGAAGTTTATCATCAAGTTTGCAGACAAAAATACAGATATCAGATAATTATTTCAACACCACATctgataaaaaatcaaataagaaaactaaatCTAATGTAGCAGATTTAGACGAG GTGATGAAGAAAAGTGTAATAACCCCAGATTTTGAAAAACAGTTTTCACAGACACCTTATGAAGAAAGTGTAAGACAACAGAAAAAACAAAGACGG aAGGAGAAAGCCAAGACTAAGGGAAATGGCTGGTATAACATGGAAGCACCTGAAATGactgaagaaaagaaaaatgatttGATGGTTCTCCATATGAGGAAAGCAGTGGATCCTAAacgattttataaaaataatgatacagTGTCATTACCTAAGTTTTTCCAA CTTGGAACAGTGGTAGAAAGTTCTGCAGATTTCTACCATTCGAGGGTTCCTAAGAAACAGAGGAAATCTAATATGGTAGAAGAACTTCTAGCTGATGCTGAATTTAGAAA GTACAACAAAAGGAAGTATGTTGAAATACAGGAACAGAAAAGGAAAGCACAAGGTCCTTACAAACACATGAAAAGACtcaagaaaaataaaagatga